The following are encoded together in the Magnetococcales bacterium genome:
- a CDS encoding transposase: MNCREPDGLGFVTFACPDHPDQTCQVPRSCKSRFCSVCAKVQVDRWVAGMNQMFPNCGYFHITFTVPSQFRELLFEKRALLNAVFAACAETLISFCAEQGFLPAITAVLHTFGSDLKRHVHIHIIISAGGLMLSGKAERYTRFMERKRKNPTAQKRIVTVVTDNPSWIECHDFPYKVLHKRYQALLIKHLKEHILKNLKSDTPDPDFRPFSDPGVIQSFFDDLKQLYKKGFFVHASGERQNLICTVKYLGRYARRPPLSELRIKDYTGEMITFEFKDYRNHERPVLYTLRTVEFIRKLVQHIPPHYFNVIRHYGLLASRVKAVYRKLTDKLLPPSANVKPAAVWRERQTAFRGDDPLLCRICIKVMAFVSASLPKPLKLTRAEFQVAFS; encoded by the coding sequence CTGCAAGAGCCGTTTCTGCTCGGTATGTGCCAAGGTCCAGGTGGATCGCTGGGTTGCCGGGATGAATCAGATGTTTCCAAACTGCGGGTATTTCCACATCACCTTCACCGTCCCATCCCAGTTCAGGGAGTTGCTCTTTGAGAAACGTGCCTTGCTGAATGCCGTTTTCGCGGCTTGTGCCGAAACCTTGATCTCTTTTTGCGCCGAGCAAGGATTCCTTCCGGCAATTACCGCCGTCCTTCACACATTTGGCAGCGACCTCAAACGTCACGTCCACATCCACATCATCATTAGTGCCGGCGGGTTGATGCTGTCTGGTAAGGCAGAACGGTACACACGCTTCATGGAGCGGAAAAGAAAAAATCCCACAGCCCAAAAGAGGATCGTGACCGTTGTGACGGACAATCCCAGCTGGATCGAATGCCATGACTTTCCTTACAAAGTTCTCCATAAGCGATACCAAGCCCTGCTCATCAAGCACCTCAAGGAACACATCCTCAAAAATCTGAAATCAGATACCCCTGACCCAGACTTCAGACCCTTTTCCGATCCTGGCGTCATACAGAGCTTTTTTGATGACCTCAAGCAGCTCTACAAAAAAGGCTTCTTTGTCCATGCCTCAGGAGAGAGGCAAAACCTCATATGCACCGTCAAATACCTTGGCCGATATGCCCGCCGCCCACCGCTCTCAGAACTCCGCATCAAGGACTACACCGGCGAAATGATCACTTTTGAGTTCAAAGACTACCGGAACCACGAACGTCCAGTCCTTTACACGCTACGCACGGTCGAATTCATCCGAAAGCTGGTTCAACATATTCCTCCTCACTACTTCAATGTAATCAGGCACTACGGGCTGTTGGCCAGTCGGGTGAAGGCTGTATACCGAAAACTCACCGACAAACTGCTCCCACCATCGGCAAACGTCAAACCTGCTGCGGTCTGGCGCGAACGGCAAACCGCATTTCGGGGAGATGATCCATTGCTTTGTAGAATCTGTATAAAGGTCATGGCGTTCGTCTCCGCGAGTCTCCCAAAGCCCCTTAAATTGACACGGGCTGAATTTCAAGTCGCCTTCTCCTGA
- a CDS encoding integrase yields the protein MTAYALVFIHLGSRRVHCSAPTCSPDGGWVTQQARNALIWCDEQSVKPRFLIRDADTKFSGQFNEVWKSEEVRVIQIPHG from the coding sequence ATGACGGCCTACGCTCTGGTCTTCATCCACCTGGGCAGCAGGAGGGTCCATTGCAGTGCTCCGACCTGTTCTCCCGACGGCGGCTGGGTAACTCAACAGGCCCGCAACGCCTTGATATGGTGCGACGAACAAAGCGTCAAACCCCGATTCCTGATCCGCGACGCCGACACCAAGTTCTCCGGGCAGTTCAACGAGGTCTGGAAATCAGAAGAGGTCCGGGTCATCCAGATTCCTCATGGG